One genomic region from Sulfolobales archaeon encodes:
- a CDS encoding ATP-binding protein: MLHRIFKNRISDTAVERGVYRISLEGEDLYVSGFEVLVRLDGKKAKEDLQESAEKAIRNMVQMIREKISRSSQIYIITRITKYLGGTVVICLDRKPESGLICRLASSMLEAISNRIIRTRELSQKELINTLMIHRKYGGELLSLNSFFTDEFSLHTEDLPLPRVQHIADGIPIGETTRSRVKQRIYIPVESIVRHIAIFGSTGSGKSTTAASLAIRSRRKGVRVIILDWHGEYRDLIGGYSEYKYIAVNTSLVASMLEKLATRSSLLLEILESVLELSPAQSHLLSTVIRSIKDATNIKGNIFEKIASYIEVYREDARWISETKFSLLRKIQPFLEESFENEGRIDINEIFASSFTIMDLSTIDRETIKALTSLSVLKILEILSKENRDFMSEKKLVIVDEAHHIFKRSEGASVIRNMLSETRKWNLGIAIISQSPSSLGEDSLKNTNTKIIHSIKSDIDRKIVRESTVMPRELEEILPALDIGEAVLASPAYPIAILVKIYPPDHDRDAIDLR, from the coding sequence ATGCTTCATAGAATCTTTAAAAATAGGATCTCCGACACAGCAGTTGAGAGAGGCGTCTATAGAATCTCTTTAGAGGGGGAAGATCTATATGTATCTGGTTTCGAAGTATTAGTAAGGCTTGATGGTAAGAAGGCTAAAGAGGATCTCCAGGAGTCTGCTGAAAAGGCTATTAGGAATATGGTTCAGATGATAAGGGAAAAGATCTCTAGATCATCACAAATATATATTATAACCAGGATTACTAAGTACTTAGGAGGCACAGTAGTTATATGCTTAGATAGAAAGCCGGAATCAGGATTGATATGTAGGCTTGCATCCTCTATGCTGGAGGCTATCTCGAATAGAATCATTAGAACCCGAGAGCTATCTCAAAAGGAGCTTATAAACACCCTCATGATCCACAGAAAATATGGTGGAGAGCTGCTCTCCCTAAACAGCTTCTTCACCGATGAATTTTCGCTCCACACAGAAGATCTCCCTCTACCGAGGGTTCAACACATAGCTGATGGCATCCCCATTGGGGAAACCACGAGGTCTCGGGTTAAGCAGAGGATATATATACCGGTTGAGAGTATTGTAAGACATATAGCGATATTCGGCTCAACAGGATCTGGTAAATCGACTACTGCAGCATCCCTAGCCATTAGATCTAGAAGGAAGGGTGTTAGAGTTATAATACTTGACTGGCATGGCGAGTATAGAGATCTCATTGGAGGATATAGCGAGTATAAATATATAGCTGTTAATACTTCCCTAGTAGCCTCTATGCTCGAGAAACTAGCTACCAGATCCTCACTTCTCCTCGAAATCCTTGAAAGCGTTTTAGAACTATCACCAGCTCAGAGTCATCTACTCTCAACAGTAATAAGATCTATAAAGGATGCTACAAATATTAAGGGTAATATATTTGAGAAGATAGCTAGCTATATAGAAGTCTATAGAGAAGATGCTAGATGGATCTCCGAAACAAAGTTCTCTCTTCTAAGGAAGATACAGCCGTTTCTCGAAGAATCATTTGAGAATGAGGGGAGAATAGATATAAATGAGATCTTTGCATCAAGCTTCACCATAATGGATCTTTCGACTATAGATAGAGAAACGATAAAAGCCCTCACATCCCTATCAGTATTAAAGATACTAGAGATTCTTTCAAAAGAGAATAGAGATTTCATGAGTGAGAAAAAACTTGTAATAGTAGATGAGGCCCACCATATATTTAAGAGAAGTGAGGGAGCATCTGTGATAAGGAATATGCTCTCAGAGACTAGAAAGTGGAACCTAGGGATAGCAATTATATCTCAGTCCCCAAGCAGTTTAGGAGAAGATTCTCTTAAAAACACAAATACAAAAATTATTCATAGCATTAAATCAGATATAGATAGAAAGATCGTTAGAGAGTCTACTGTAATGCCGCGGGAATTAGAGGAGATCTTACCAGCACTAGATATAGGGGAAGCTGTGCTAGCATCCCCAGCATATCCGATAGCTATTCTAGTGAAAATCTATCCCCCTGATCATGATAGAGATGCAATAGATCTTAGATAG
- the lysS gene encoding lysine--tRNA ligase, which produces MWAEEVEEKIKRLRELGRDPYLVSYRYEVSAFASEIAVKYSWLKPGEESSDIVSVAGRIWHIRRHGKITFIDLYDNTGKIQVVVRSDVIRKEDLELLELIDKGDIIGVKGRVIRTKAGEVSVLAESIEILSISWRPIPFHEFGIKDPEQRYRERYLDIMLNSRVRQSIINLYRLEYNMRKILNDKGFIEVHTPKLQPIYGGALAKPFVTRIEALKREAYLSIAPETYLKRLVVAGLFRVYEISVCFRNEDIDATHYPEFVQLEIYQAFADWNDIMALVEELISESVRSVYGDYVVEVKGDKETYILDFRRPWRRISLEDAIEQYGKINIKGRGEDEILEIARSLGLETTDPRKGKILEKIFEKVAQPKIENPTFVTLYPRDISPLARPYRGDPRYSERFELFIKGLEIGNGYSELNNPVLQYYFFKEEEELRKRSGRADLEAHPMDKDYVRSLEYGLPPTGGVGIGLYRLSMVLSGLSSIKDVIPFIYVIPDEFQCAVELNPRLLDLYLK; this is translated from the coding sequence ATGTGGGCTGAGGAGGTTGAGGAAAAGATAAAGAGGCTCAGGGAGCTGGGGAGAGACCCCTACCTCGTGTCATATAGATATGAGGTATCTGCTTTTGCTTCTGAGATAGCTGTTAAATATAGCTGGTTAAAGCCTGGTGAGGAGAGTAGCGATATAGTCTCTGTTGCTGGCAGGATCTGGCATATAAGGAGGCATGGTAAAATAACATTCATAGATCTTTATGACAATACAGGCAAGATCCAAGTGGTTGTTCGAAGTGATGTGATTAGGAAAGAAGATCTCGAGTTATTAGAGCTCATAGATAAGGGCGATATAATCGGTGTAAAGGGCAGGGTTATAAGAACTAAGGCAGGAGAGGTCTCTGTGCTGGCCGAGAGTATAGAGATACTCTCTATCTCATGGAGACCAATACCCTTTCACGAATTCGGTATCAAAGATCCTGAGCAGAGGTATAGGGAGAGGTATTTAGATATAATGCTTAACTCTAGGGTTAGACAGAGTATAATTAATCTATATAGGCTAGAATATAATATGAGGAAGATCTTGAATGATAAGGGCTTTATAGAGGTTCATACACCAAAGCTCCAACCCATATATGGAGGAGCACTCGCAAAACCCTTCGTAACTAGAATAGAGGCTCTTAAAAGGGAGGCATATTTAAGCATAGCACCTGAGACATATCTAAAAAGGTTGGTTGTTGCAGGGCTCTTCAGAGTCTATGAGATCTCTGTATGTTTTAGAAATGAGGATATAGATGCAACCCACTATCCTGAGTTTGTACAGCTAGAGATCTACCAGGCTTTTGCTGATTGGAATGATATCATGGCACTTGTTGAGGAGCTCATATCGGAGTCTGTTAGAAGTGTTTATGGAGACTATGTGGTTGAGGTGAAGGGAGATAAAGAGACATATATCCTCGACTTTAGAAGGCCTTGGAGGAGGATCTCGCTTGAAGACGCTATAGAGCAGTATGGGAAGATAAATATTAAGGGTAGGGGTGAGGATGAGATACTGGAGATCGCAAGATCCCTTGGTCTCGAGACAACAGATCCTAGAAAGGGGAAGATCTTAGAGAAGATATTTGAAAAAGTTGCACAGCCTAAGATAGAGAACCCAACCTTCGTCACACTATATCCAAGAGATATCTCCCCACTAGCTAGACCATATAGAGGCGATCCTAGATATAGCGAGAGATTCGAGCTATTTATTAAGGGTTTAGAGATAGGCAATGGATACTCAGAGCTCAACAACCCTGTTCTTCAATATTACTTCTTCAAGGAAGAAGAGGAGCTTAGAAAGAGATCTGGTAGAGCAGATTTAGAGGCCCACCCAATGGATAAAGACTATGTTAGAAGCCTTGAATATGGGCTCCCACCAACTGGGGGTGTTGGTATAGGGCTTTACAGGCTTTCAATGGTGCTTTCTGGGCTTAGCTCGATAAAGGATGTGATTCCATTTATATATGTAATTCCAGATGAGTTCCAATGCGCTGTAGAGCTGAATCCTAGATTACTAGATCTTTATCTCAAGTAA
- a CDS encoding HAD family hydrolase, translated as MPKIYGLVADIMGIRFEEVAEIFKNKHLERIRVGSPRAYDWDDILYEVIGSRNRISTNFLEELRRVCHKAVILDEAPEILKRLREKGFYLVLSTNGLWKYQECVLRETGLIDLFDEIITPDKKGCIKSSREFYDIAIEPLEKISIGDNIVFDVYYPKLYKLKAIYVKRSDYVNEVYGQALGIRIDQIVPDAIISSLSQLPKALEAILSKGS; from the coding sequence ATGCCTAAGATCTATGGGCTTGTTGCAGATATTATGGGAATAAGATTTGAAGAAGTTGCTGAGATCTTTAAGAACAAGCATTTAGAAAGAATCAGAGTAGGGAGCCCTAGAGCTTATGATTGGGATGATATACTATATGAGGTTATAGGGAGTCGTAATAGGATTTCTACAAACTTCCTGGAAGAGCTTAGAAGGGTCTGCCATAAAGCTGTGATCCTGGATGAAGCCCCAGAGATCCTTAAGAGGTTAAGGGAAAAGGGGTTCTATCTAGTGCTATCTACAAATGGGCTATGGAAGTACCAGGAATGTGTTTTAAGGGAAACAGGGCTAATAGATCTTTTTGATGAAATTATAACGCCAGATAAAAAGGGTTGTATAAAAAGTTCAAGAGAATTCTATGATATAGCTATTGAGCCTTTAGAGAAGATATCTATAGGGGATAACATAGTATTCGATGTATATTATCCCAAGCTCTATAAGCTTAAAGCTATATATGTTAAGAGATCTGATTATGTGAACGAGGTCTATGGACAGGCTCTCGGCATAAGAATTGATCAAATAGTCCCTGACGCCATAATCTCTTCCCTATCACAACTGCCTAAGGCTCTTGAAGCAATCTTATCAAAGGGGAGTTAA
- the thsA gene encoding thermosome subunit alpha, with protein sequence MAAYGIPVLILKEGTQRTVGRQALRSNILAARALGEVLKTSLGPRGLDKMLVDSFGDVTVTNDGATIVKEMEIQHPAAKLLVETAKAVDAEVGDGTTSVVVLASALLEKAERLLDQNIHPTIIIEGYKKALDHALRILDEIAIKVPISDIETPEGFAKSKEELKKVLNSILASKYIATPDVIDKLIDMTVEAALIATEKRGERYEVVLDNVKIEKKKGGSLLDSRLIRGVVLDKEVVHPGMPKRVTNARIALLDAPLEIEKPEITAKISITSPEQIKAFLDEEAKMLKDMVDKIAAVGANVVICQKGIDDVAQHFLAKKGILAVRRVKRSDMEKLERATGGRIVTSIRDLTEKDLGYAELVEERKVGNDKMVFVEGAKNPKAVTILLRGANDMILDETERSLNDGLHAVRNIIREPKIVAGGGAVEVELALRLRKVAESVSGKEQLAFQAFADAVEEIAAILASTAGMDVLDTIMNLRKAHAEGKILAGIDVLNAKILDDMTKINVIDPVLVKKQVLKAAVEAATSLLKIDDVIGAAPKKEEKKGEEKKGKGEEETKTPELD encoded by the coding sequence GTGGCAGCCTATGGGATCCCGGTTCTCATATTAAAGGAGGGGACACAGAGAACAGTTGGTAGACAGGCTCTGAGGAGCAATATTCTAGCGGCTAGAGCACTTGGAGAGGTTCTGAAGACTAGCTTAGGGCCTAGGGGTCTTGATAAGATGCTTGTTGATAGCTTTGGAGATGTTACAGTAACCAACGATGGTGCGACCATTGTAAAGGAGATGGAGATACAGCATCCAGCAGCTAAGCTCCTGGTTGAAACTGCAAAGGCTGTTGATGCAGAGGTTGGAGATGGAACCACCTCTGTAGTTGTTCTTGCTAGTGCCCTTCTTGAGAAGGCTGAAAGGCTTCTAGATCAGAATATACATCCTACAATAATAATTGAGGGGTATAAGAAGGCTCTAGATCATGCGCTTAGGATTTTAGATGAAATAGCTATTAAGGTTCCTATAAGCGATATAGAGACTCCAGAGGGGTTTGCAAAGTCTAAGGAAGAGCTTAAGAAGGTTCTCAACTCTATTCTGGCTAGTAAATATATAGCTACACCAGATGTTATAGATAAGCTGATTGACATGACTGTAGAGGCAGCATTGATCGCTACTGAGAAGAGGGGCGAGAGATATGAGGTGGTTTTAGATAATGTTAAAATAGAGAAGAAGAAGGGAGGATCGCTCTTAGATTCAAGGCTCATAAGAGGTGTTGTGCTGGACAAAGAGGTTGTTCATCCCGGGATGCCTAAGAGGGTTACCAATGCTAGGATAGCCCTTCTAGATGCTCCTCTAGAGATAGAGAAGCCAGAGATCACAGCTAAGATCAGCATAACCTCTCCAGAGCAGATAAAGGCATTCCTAGATGAAGAGGCTAAGATGTTGAAGGATATGGTGGATAAGATAGCTGCTGTGGGAGCTAATGTTGTGATCTGTCAGAAGGGTATAGATGATGTTGCACAGCACTTCCTAGCTAAGAAGGGTATTCTAGCTGTTAGGAGGGTTAAGAGGAGTGATATGGAGAAGCTCGAGAGAGCAACTGGTGGGAGGATAGTGACTAGTATAAGGGATCTTACAGAGAAGGATCTAGGATATGCCGAGCTCGTAGAAGAGAGAAAGGTTGGTAACGACAAGATGGTATTTGTAGAGGGGGCTAAGAACCCGAAGGCTGTAACAATACTGCTTAGAGGAGCAAATGACATGATATTAGATGAGACAGAGAGAAGCCTGAACGATGGTCTACATGCTGTGAGAAATATCATTAGAGAGCCAAAGATCGTGGCTGGAGGCGGTGCGGTTGAGGTGGAGCTTGCCCTGAGACTTAGGAAAGTTGCTGAGAGTGTTAGTGGGAAAGAGCAGCTTGCATTCCAGGCATTTGCAGATGCTGTAGAAGAGATCGCGGCAATACTAGCAAGTACTGCGGGTATGGATGTGCTTGATACAATAATGAACCTCAGAAAAGCCCATGCAGAAGGAAAGATACTAGCAGGAATAGATGTGCTAAATGCAAAGATCCTAGATGATATGACAAAAATAAACGTAATAGACCCAGTGCTTGTTAAGAAGCAGGTGTTAAAAGCAGCTGTTGAGGCAGCAACATCCCTCCTAAAGATAGATGATGTGATAGGAGCTGCTCCAAAGAAGGAGGAGAAGAAGGGAGAGGAGAAGAAAGGTAAAGGAGAAGAAGAGACAAAGACCCCCGAGCTAGACTAA
- a CDS encoding DEAD/DEAH box helicase — protein sequence MSIIRGCPDNPVPIELVDLPEKIKSRLIKRGYKSLTPPQAEAIRRGLLQGKNLVVSAPTASGKTLIAEIALVNSYLLGGIGIYTCPLKALANEKYLEFKDWEEVLGLRVGISTGDYDRSGDELGSYDIIITTYERLDSILRHRPKWLSRVRVLVIDEIHEIGDPERGPVIEMIIARAMRLGIQIIGLSATIGNPEDLSGWIKGELINCSWRPVPLIQGFYDRSTGTIYYEDKRVENVKGDLISYMVSKAYLEDQQLLIFRHSRREAEAMARSIAERLGLLGQYIAKDNSKALKLVEELRERASAKIEYESLAPLILKGVAYHHAGLSLGSRSVVERGFREKILKVVVATPTLAAGVNLPARRVIVYTRRYSDGEYEDISIMEYKQMAGRAGRPQYDPYGEVIIADRSRREAERYIYGSPEEIYSSLSSERSLRIHILSLIASGYARNREELMDIFSLTFYGYRGGRLADNTVKRILGDLDSWGMIRIKEEILIPTQLGLMVAKQYLDPLSAKRALDLLATREDIADDLWYLHIISYTPDFLRSVSRRGGYRDYEEEALKALDQGYIPPPHKEDLFEDEWLIAYKYAKILKAWIDEESEDQIVEKLGIMPGDLRVVVETATWISYALSAISAVIPKVKHHSRVLEKLSIRIENGVKEELIPLIKLRGIGRVRARILYNHGIRSIDDLRRIDPKRLLSLRGFGEAIVRQIYEQLDKL from the coding sequence GTGAGTATTATAAGAGGCTGTCCAGATAATCCTGTACCGATCGAGCTTGTAGATCTTCCAGAGAAGATCAAATCTAGACTCATTAAAAGAGGGTATAAAAGCTTAACACCCCCACAGGCTGAAGCCATTAGAAGGGGGCTTCTCCAAGGGAAAAACCTAGTTGTTTCTGCACCAACTGCAAGTGGAAAAACGCTAATAGCAGAGATAGCCCTTGTAAACTCATACCTATTAGGTGGGATCGGAATATATACGTGTCCTCTAAAGGCTCTTGCAAATGAGAAATATCTAGAGTTTAAGGATTGGGAGGAGGTTTTAGGTCTAAGGGTTGGAATTAGTACTGGCGATTATGATAGATCCGGTGATGAGTTGGGATCCTATGACATAATTATAACCACCTATGAGAGGCTCGATTCTATACTAAGGCATAGGCCTAAATGGCTATCTAGGGTTAGGGTTTTAGTTATAGATGAAATCCACGAGATTGGGGATCCAGAAAGGGGGCCTGTGATCGAGATGATCATTGCAAGGGCTATGAGGCTGGGTATCCAGATAATAGGGTTAAGCGCTACCATAGGCAACCCAGAAGATCTCTCTGGATGGATAAAAGGTGAGCTAATTAACTGCAGCTGGAGACCTGTACCCCTGATCCAAGGCTTCTACGATAGATCTACTGGAACCATATATTATGAGGATAAAAGGGTTGAGAATGTAAAGGGAGATCTAATAAGCTATATGGTCTCTAAAGCCTATCTCGAGGATCAACAGCTCCTGATCTTCAGACACTCTAGAAGAGAAGCTGAGGCTATGGCTAGAAGTATTGCGGAGAGGCTCGGCTTATTAGGCCAATATATTGCTAAGGATAATAGCAAGGCTTTAAAGCTTGTAGAGGAGTTGAGGGAAAGAGCATCTGCTAAGATCGAATATGAATCGCTGGCTCCTTTAATATTGAAGGGAGTTGCCTATCACCATGCAGGGCTTTCGCTAGGATCTAGATCTGTTGTTGAGAGGGGTTTTAGAGAGAAGATTCTAAAGGTTGTAGTGGCAACACCAACACTCGCTGCCGGCGTTAATCTCCCTGCGAGAAGAGTTATTGTATATACGAGGAGATACTCTGATGGAGAATATGAGGATATATCTATAATGGAGTATAAGCAGATGGCTGGAAGGGCTGGGAGACCGCAATACGATCCATATGGGGAGGTGATTATAGCTGATAGAAGTAGGAGGGAGGCAGAGAGATACATATATGGATCTCCAGAGGAGATCTATTCCTCCCTCTCTAGCGAGAGAAGCCTAAGGATACATATACTATCCTTAATAGCATCTGGCTATGCAAGGAATAGAGAAGAGCTGATGGATATCTTCTCCCTCACATTCTATGGATATAGAGGGGGGAGGCTAGCAGACAATACTGTTAAGAGGATCCTTGGTGATCTTGATAGCTGGGGCATGATAAGGATCAAGGAGGAGATTTTGATCCCAACACAGCTAGGGTTGATGGTGGCGAAGCAATATCTAGATCCGCTCTCTGCTAAAAGAGCTCTAGATCTTCTAGCTACTAGAGAAGACATAGCAGATGATCTATGGTATCTCCATATAATCTCATACACACCTGATTTTCTTAGAAGCGTAAGCAGAAGAGGAGGGTATAGAGACTATGAGGAGGAAGCATTAAAGGCATTAGACCAAGGCTATATACCTCCACCCCATAAAGAAGATCTTTTCGAGGATGAGTGGTTAATAGCCTATAAATACGCAAAGATTCTAAAGGCGTGGATAGATGAGGAGAGCGAAGACCAAATAGTTGAGAAGCTAGGTATAATGCCAGGAGATCTAAGAGTGGTTGTTGAGACCGCAACATGGATCTCATATGCGCTCTCCGCAATATCAGCAGTTATACCCAAGGTAAAGCACCACTCAAGGGTACTTGAGAAGCTCTCAATAAGGATAGAGAATGGGGTTAAGGAGGAGTTAATACCCTTGATAAAGCTTAGAGGGATTGGGAGGGTTAGGGCGAGGATACTATATAATCATGGTATAAGAAGTATAGATGATCTTAGAAGAATAGATCCCAAGAGGCTTCTCAGCCTAAGAGGCTTTGGTGAAGCAATAGTAAGACAGATCTATGAGCAGCTGGACAAGCTATAA
- a CDS encoding DNA-directed RNA polymerase subunit K has protein sequence MIPVYRARGKKLTRYEYARAVAARALQLSLGAPPLIDIEELGIRDPIEIAKEEIRRKVLPMVIRRRYPNGEEELIPLTEAEI, from the coding sequence ATGATCCCAGTATATAGGGCTAGAGGTAAAAAGCTCACTAGATATGAATATGCTAGAGCAGTAGCTGCTAGAGCTCTCCAACTCTCATTAGGAGCCCCACCCCTTATAGATATCGAGGAGCTCGGAATCAGAGATCCTATTGAGATAGCTAAGGAGGAGATACGGAGAAAGGTGCTACCTATGGTTATTCGAAGAAGATATCCCAATGGTGAGGAAGAGCTTATACCGCTTACTGAGGCGGAGATATAG
- a CDS encoding superoxide dismutase — protein sequence MKRYELPPLPYSYNALEPYIIEEIMRLHHTRHHQSYVNGANAALEKIEKHMKGEIQVDIRAVLRDFSFNYGGHIMHTIFWPNMAPPGKGGGKPGGVTADLINKTFGSFEKFKDLFSAAAKNVEGVGWAVLALDPLTEELRIYQVEKHNLLITSGAIPVLVLDVWEHAYYLQYKNDRGSYVDNWWNVVNWDDVERRVRSAQNHGKASLGL from the coding sequence ATGAAGAGGTATGAGCTCCCCCCACTCCCATACTCATATAATGCCCTCGAGCCATACATAATTGAAGAGATCATGAGGCTCCACCACACAAGGCATCACCAGTCATATGTTAACGGTGCAAATGCAGCTCTCGAGAAAATTGAGAAGCATATGAAGGGAGAGATCCAGGTAGATATAAGGGCGGTGCTGAGAGACTTCAGCTTTAACTATGGTGGGCATATAATGCACACAATATTCTGGCCAAACATGGCTCCCCCAGGGAAGGGTGGTGGGAAGCCTGGGGGTGTTACAGCAGATCTTATAAACAAGACATTTGGGAGCTTTGAGAAGTTCAAAGATCTATTCTCAGCAGCTGCTAAAAACGTCGAGGGTGTTGGGTGGGCTGTACTTGCGCTAGATCCTCTAACAGAGGAGCTCAGGATCTACCAGGTGGAGAAGCATAACCTACTAATCACATCTGGAGCCATACCAGTTCTAGTGCTAGATGTGTGGGAGCATGCATATTATCTTCAATATAAAAATGACAGGGGTTCCTATGTGGATAACTGGTGGAATGTAGTCAACTGGGATGATGTAGAGAGAAGAGTTAGATCAGCTCAGAATCATGGAAAAGCCTCACTGGGTCTATAG
- a CDS encoding TFIIB-type zinc ribbon-containing protein has product MSSCIYCGSREVVYDIHRGYMVCSSCGSVLEVIYESETEAIKRLRKARDIAEGEDRRSRITKASINIGHIYKTYKRVIGARRLRKGVVVRDDVIIGIANRSGFYRLFTHVKDNLVESLLDRSPVLRKVLDILRDYPSLYSRTTRGKVAAAYIAAKVALNDPIIYSQVSKFFGLSRVHIRRIKCAVESARSLIARISVIEDLSRELTNVDHMISEYLRRAGEDAS; this is encoded by the coding sequence GTGTCATCATGCATATACTGCGGATCTAGAGAAGTGGTATATGATATACACCGAGGCTATATGGTATGCAGTAGCTGCGGATCTGTACTTGAGGTTATATATGAGAGTGAAACCGAGGCTATTAAAAGGCTTAGAAAAGCTAGAGATATAGCTGAGGGAGAGGATAGAAGATCCAGGATAACCAAGGCATCAATAAATATTGGACATATATATAAAACCTATAAAAGGGTTATCGGGGCTAGAAGGCTTAGAAAAGGTGTGGTTGTAAGGGATGATGTTATAATAGGCATTGCAAATAGATCTGGATTTTACAGGCTTTTCACACATGTTAAGGATAATCTTGTAGAAAGTCTACTCGATAGAAGCCCTGTCCTTAGAAAGGTTCTCGACATACTGAGGGACTATCCAAGTCTATATTCTAGAACAACTAGGGGGAAGGTTGCCGCTGCATATATCGCTGCAAAAGTAGCGCTAAACGATCCGATCATATATAGTCAGGTTTCGAAGTTCTTTGGATTAAGTAGAGTTCATATTAGGAGGATCAAATGTGCTGTGGAGAGCGCCAGGAGTTTGATAGCGAGGATATCTGTTATAGAAGATCTCTCGAGGGAGCTTACGAACGTAGATCATATGATCTCTGAGTATCTAAGGAGAGCTGGTGAAGATGCTTCATAG
- a CDS encoding homoserine dehydrogenase translates to MKEVRTALLGFGNVGRELAKALSRRAEYIAKYTGYKITLALIATSKGYIEFGGDWRERVLEYAMRYEARDRGFLRPLGDFWRIIDGLMPDIVLIAIPPSYDSGEPNISIYKGLIERGINVVTADKTGLALKYSELINNAKKKNVYIGYRATVMAGTPAIDVIRGVRGREIRVIRGVLNATTNYILSLVEKGLGYREAIGRAIEEKLAEPDPRIDVEGVDAAAKLAILANEAGLNTDLNEVRRRSLTEISEDDVRKARREGGAVKYVAYADIYRKELRVSPEILGPDDPLAHITGNYNGLTIDLEGDRITLIGPAGPAWRTANVMITDLIEYISTRIS, encoded by the coding sequence ATGAAGGAGGTTAGAACAGCTCTACTGGGTTTCGGGAATGTTGGTAGAGAGCTTGCCAAGGCTCTCTCTAGAAGGGCTGAATATATCGCTAAATATACTGGGTATAAAATAACCCTAGCTCTTATAGCTACATCTAAGGGGTATATAGAGTTTGGAGGGGATTGGAGGGAGAGGGTTCTGGAATATGCTATGAGATATGAGGCCAGAGATAGAGGTTTTCTAAGGCCTCTAGGTGATTTCTGGAGGATCATAGATGGGTTGATGCCAGATATCGTTCTAATAGCTATTCCCCCATCATATGATAGTGGAGAGCCTAACATCTCCATATATAAAGGGCTTATAGAAAGGGGGATAAATGTTGTAACAGCTGATAAAACAGGTCTTGCACTGAAATACTCTGAGCTAATCAATAATGCAAAGAAGAAAAACGTATATATAGGCTATAGGGCTACAGTTATGGCTGGCACCCCTGCAATAGATGTTATAAGGGGTGTTAGGGGGAGGGAGATAAGGGTTATAAGGGGTGTATTAAATGCTACAACCAACTATATATTAAGCCTTGTTGAAAAGGGTCTGGGATATAGGGAGGCCATAGGAAGGGCGATAGAGGAGAAACTTGCTGAACCCGATCCCAGGATAGATGTTGAAGGTGTAGATGCAGCAGCAAAGCTAGCTATATTAGCCAATGAGGCAGGTCTAAACACAGATCTCAACGAGGTTAGAAGAAGATCTCTCACCGAGATCTCGGAAGATGATGTTAGAAAAGCTCGGAGGGAGGGAGGCGCTGTGAAATATGTGGCATATGCAGATATATATAGAAAGGAGCTGAGGGTTTCCCCAGAGATCCTCGGACCCGATGATCCTTTAGCACATATTACCGGTAATTATAATGGTTTAACCATAGATCTTGAGGGAGATAGGATAACGCTTATAGGACCGGCCGGGCCGGCGTGGAGAACCGCTAATGTGATGATCACAGATCTGATTGAATATATATCTACAAGAATATCTTGA